Part of the Bacteroidales bacterium genome, ATTATTGCTTTATCAATTACTTTTCTTACGCCTGCAACTCAGGATGAAAACTTTCTTTATTTAATTGTTTGTGGTGTGGTTGCTGCTTGCAGTATGATATTACCCGGATTGTCGGGCTCTTTTGTGCTTATATTAATGGGTAATTATCAATTAGTTATGATTGATGCTATTAATCAACTACGCTTTGATATACTAATTCCAATTGTTATAGGTGCATTTGTTGGCTTGTTAGGTTTTTCTTATTTGTTATCTTGGGTATTTAAACGTTTTAGAAATCAAACAATTGCAATATTAACGGGTTTTATTTTTGGATCTTTGGGTATTATTTGGCCTTGGAAAGAAGAGATTATTCAGCAATTTGGAGTTAAAGAAAAGGTGATTGGCTATAACTGGCTTTTACCCGAAATTAATCTGCAATTTGGTATTGCCATCGGGATTATGCTTGTAGGAGTTATAGTTATTTGGTTGATGGAAAAGATGGCAGAAGAGAAGGAGTAAGTAGAAGTTACAATTTTTTTTCAGTATATTTGAATGCCATGTCAGGAGTGTAGATGAAACAGTATTTTAGTGTTTTTTTACTTTTATTTACAAGCATAAATATTTTTGCTCAAGGAGAATCTTTTGGTAGTAGCTCTTCTAATTATTCCGGTGTAAATTCTGTTCTTCTTAATCCTTCGGCTATGCATAGCCAAAAAACTTGGCTGTCGATTAATTTCTCTTCCGGAGATTTGTTTTTGCATACCGACTTTATTTATTTAGATAAAAATGAGTTTCGCTTAACAGACTTGCTCGACCCCAATTTTGAGTTTGTAGAGCATCCAACCGGTTATGGAACAGAACAGCGCGCTTTTTATTCATTCGATAGTGATAAAAATACATCTTTAAATCAAAGTCTTAGAATATTAGGCCCTTCAATAATGTTAAGTTATAATCAACATGCCATTGCTATAACTTCCGGAATGCGAGTGCAGACAAATATTAGAAATCTAAGTCCAGATTTGGCTAATATTCTTGCCTATGGTTTTTCTTATTTCCCACAGCACAAACAAGTTTTTCAAGTTGATGATTTTAATAGTACATCAATGGCTTGGGGAGAAATTGGCGTGTCGTACGCTTATCGTTTGAATAAGGAATCTTTTGATGGCTGGTCTTTTGGATTTAGTCTAAAACGCTTGTTAGGAGTAGGTGGTGCTTATTTGGATGTAAATCAGAGTACTTATTCACTGATAGATTCTAAAACTATTGATGTGGCAAATCAGCAAGCCGAGATAGGCTTTTCTTTGCCTATTGATTTTGATACTAATGATTATCTTTCTAATAGTTTAACTACAGGAAAAGGTTGGGCAATGGATATAGGATTTACCTACCAAGTTTTGCTTAAACGTCAACCTAAGCTAAACGCACAACGGTTTTGTGAGCAGCCTGTAATTGATTATAAATATCGTATTGGCATTGCTCTGTTAGATGTAGGGAGTATTAGTTTTAAGGAAAATGCACAAACCCACAGTTTTATCAATTCTACTCAAGTCGAGGGAGATATGAGGGGAGTAGATTTAGAAAACGTAAATCAGATAATTGGATTAATAAGTGAGCAGTTTTATGGTTCATCGTCGGCTAGCATAGTTGAGAATAGTATGCGTATTGCTTTACCCATGACTTTAAGTGTTCAAGCCGATTATAATACCCAAATTGCTAATTTTTATTGGAATGCTTCTTTAATATATGGAATTCCTTTGAAGGGTGGTGCACTTCGTCGCCCAAATCAATTTATAATTGCTCCGAGATATGAAACTAAGTTCTTGGAATTTAGTGCTCCAATTAGTTTTTATCAGTTCAAATATCCACATTTAGGTATTTATGCTCGTGTGGGTTCGTTTGCCATCGGCTCTGATTGGTTTACATCCTTTTTGGGAAATAAAGATTTTCACGGGATGGATATTTATTTCTCCCTAAAGTTTCAGTTAACAAAGGATAATTGTAGATCGAAAAAATTAATAAGAGATGCTTGTGGAGAAAAATCAGGCCGTTTTAATTGGGCTTACGACTAAATAAAGTCAGAAGTAGTAGAGTTCTAAGTTAGACTCAATATAAATTAGCTCTCTTTTGTTTTTTATATTTCAATCGTTTGCGATTATTAAATTCTTTATAAATGCTGTAAAATCAATATTTTTAAGCATTCACTTCTGACTTGTTTTAGTTTCTAATCATTTGTCGTTAATATTTTAACAAATAATTATCAAAAATCGCATCTATAATACTATGCATGCATCATTGTTTTTAGTATATTTGCAATGCATGCATAGTAAAATTATTTTATGAATACTCAAGCTACAGTAGATTTTCACTTAAGATCAGCACTTTTCTCGATGATGCGTATGTATAACCTATTAGCTGCGCAGAATGGTATTACTCAGGGTGTTGGTTATGTGTTACTGATTATTGAAAGATCTGGGACACCTGCAACAAAAGTAGCTCCTTTGATGGGAATGAGTAGCTCTAGTTTGAGTCGCCTACTAAAAAATATGGAGGATAATGGTTTAATTTATAAAGAATCAAATTTAAAGGATAAACGTGTAGTTAAGGTTTTTCTCACAGAAAAAGGGGTGGAGCTTAGGCGAGAAGTAAAAAAAGCTGTTCTGGCTTTTAACGAAAAGATTTGTGAAAGAATTAATAAAAAAGACTTTGAAGCTTTTTCAAAAGTAACATCCATTATTAAAGAACAGGTTAAAGAAGACATAGAAAAAATTCAGATAAATAAATTAAAAAATAATAAAGTATTATAATTAATTAAAGTCTTGCAGTATGATAAGAAGAATTAATAAAGTAGCGGTACTTGGATCCGGTGTAATGGGATCAGGTATTGCCTGTCATTTTGCCAATATCGGACTCGAAGTATTGCTTATTGATATTGTTCCACGTGAGTTGAACAAAGCCGAAGAAGCAAAGGGTTTAACATTGGAAAGTAAAGTGGTTAGAAATAGGATTGTAAATGACGCTCTAAAAGCCTCTTTAAAATCTAAACCTTCACCTATTTACTCTAAACGATTTGCTAAACGAATTACAACAGGTAATTTTGATGATGATTTAGCAAAAATTAAAGATTGCGACTGGGTTATAGAAGTTGTAGTTGAACGTCTGGATATTAAACAGACAGTTTTTGATAAAGTTGAAAAATTCCGTAAACAGGGTTCTTTAATTACTACTAATACATCTGGAATTTCAGTTGAGAAAATGACTGAAGGTAGGAGCGAAGATTTTCAAAAGAATTTCTGTGGAACACACTTCTTTAATCCTCCTCGTTATCTACAGCTATTTGAAATTATTCCAACATCTAAAACTTCTCCTGAAGTTGTAGAGTTTTTGACCAATTATGCAGGTAAATTCCTTGGTAAAACAGCTGTTTTAGCTAAAGATACTCCAGCATTTATTGCTAATAGAGTTGGAACATTTTCAATTATGGAATTGTTCAATAATGTGCAAAATTATGGTTTAACAATTACCGAAATAGATAAACTTACAGGTCCTGTTATTGGTCGTGCAAAATCAGCTACTTTCCGTACCGCTGACGTTGTGGGTTTAGATACGCTAATTCATGTTGCCAATAATATTAAAGATAGCACTAATGATGAGGCTAATGACTCGTTTAAAGTTCCTGAGTATTTGCAAAAAATGTTGGAAAATAACTGGTTAGGTTCTAAAACAAAACAAGGTTTCTTTAAAAAAGTTGTTGAAGATGGAAAGAAAAAATTCTTAACACTCGATTTCGAAACTTTGGAATATACCGAAGATGCAAAACCAAAATTCTCTGTTTTTGAAAAAACTAAAGGAATTGATGATTTACGTTTAAGACTGCCAATTTTACTAGCAGATAAAGGTAAAGCAGGAGATTTTTATCGCGCTTCATTTTATTCATTATTTCAGTTTGTATCCAATCGTATACCTGAAATCTCTGACGAGATTTATAAAGTTGATGATGCTTTAAATGCCGGCTTTGGATGGAAATTAGGTCCTTTCCAAACTTGGGATGCAGTAGGTGTTGAAGATACGGTAAAAGCTATGGAAGAGGCCGGTAAGAAAGCTTCTCAGTGGATTTACGATATGCTTGAAGCAGGTGTAACAAGTTTCTACAAAGTTGAAGGTGGTCTGAAATATTTTTATGACATTCCTACAAAATCTTATAAAGAAGTTCCCGGACAGGGAGAAACTCTTTCTTTAGAAGTTTTACGTGGTACTAGTGTTGTTTGGGAAAATAACGATACAACAATTTTCGATTTAGGTGATGGTGTTTTGAACATAGAATTCCATACTAAAATGAATACAGTTGGACAAGGTGTTTTGGAAGGACTAAATAAAGCTGTTGATTTGGCAGAAGCTGAGTATAAAGCTTTAGTTATTTCTAACGAAGGAGATCATTTCTCTGCCGGAGCCAATGTTGGTATGATTTATATGCTTGCTGTTGAGCAAGAATGGGAAGATTTGGATATGGCTATTCAGTGGTTCCAAAAAACAACTATGCGTTTACGCTATTCTTCAATTCCTGTTGTTTCAGCTCCTCACGGCATGGCTTTAGGTGGTGGATGTGAAATTTGTATGCATTCTGATAAAGTTTTAGCCCATGCCGAAACATATATGGGTTTAGTTGAATTTGGTGTTGGACTTATCCCCGGTGGCGGTGGAACTAAAGAGTTTGCTATGCGCTTAGGTGATGGTTTGCAAGCAGGCGATATCCGTACTAATGCTTTCTTAAATAGATATTTAAGTATAGGCCAGGCTAAAGTATCAACTTCTGCTTATGAAGCCTTTGATTTGGGCTATTTGAGAGAAGGTATTGATGAAGTAGTTGTTAGTCGTGCACATCATTTGGCACTTGCTAAAAAGGCAGCATTACAATTGGTTGAAAAAGGCTATACAAAACCTGCTCCACGTAACGATATTAAAGTGTTAGGTCGTGAGGCCTTAGGAATGGTTTATGTTGGATCCGATGGATTTAAAACTGGACATTATATGTCGGAACACGATGGTATGATTGCTGAAAAATTAGGTTGGGTTATGGCTGGTGGCGAAATATCGCAACCTTTAACTGAGGTGTCAGAACAATATTTACTTGATTTGGAACGTAAAGCATTTCTTGAATTATGTATGCAGCGAAAAACTCTCGAAAGGATACAAAGTTTAATTACTAAAGGTAAAATCCTTCGTAATTAAGAATCAAGTTTAAATAGAATTATTGTTTTATTAAAAAAGAAAAAAAATGAATGCATATATAGTAGGTGGTTATCGTTCAGCTATTGGTAAAGCTCCAAAAGGAACTCTACGTTTTACACGTCCTGATGACGTGGCAGCAGATGTTATTAGACATTTGATGAATGACTTTCCACAAATTGAAAAATCAGAAATCGACGACTTGGTTGTTGGTAATGCTTTTCCTGAAGCAGAATCAGGAATGAATATGGGTCGTTTAATATCATTAATGTCTTTGGATACTGTTGATGTTCCCGGTTCTACAGTTAATCGCTTTTGTTCATCGGGAATAGAATCAATTGCCATTGCTTCTGCAAAAGTTAGTGCCGGTATAGCGGATGTTATTATTGCTGGAGGTGCTGAAACTATGTCAATGATTTCTATGGGTGGATGGCGTTTAGCTCCCAACCCTGATGTTGCCAAAACTAATCCTAATTGGTATTTAAGTATGGGTCTGACATCTGAAATGGTGGCTCGTGAATATAATTTGAAGCGTGAAGATTTAGATATTTTTGCTGCTAATTCTTATGCTAAAGCACTTAATGCTATCGATAGCGGTTATTTTAAAGATCAAATTGTTCCTATTACTGTTAAAGAAAATTATTTCCAAGATGGGAAAATGAAAACAAGAGAGAAAATTTTTGATACAGATGAAGGCCCTCGTAGAGGAACAACAGTAGAAGTACTTTCAAAACTACGTCCTGTTTTTGCTACCGATGGCTCATCAACAGCTGGGAACTCTTCTCAAATGTCTGATGGTGCAGGTTTTGTATTGGTTGTATCAGAAAAAGCTCTAAAGCGTTATAACCTAACTCCAATTGCTCGTATGGTTGATTATCAAGTAGCAGGTGTTGAACCTTATAAAATGGGTGTTGGTCCAATGATGGCTATCCCAAAAGTACTGAAGCATGCGGGTATGAAATTAGCCGATATGGATTTGATTGAACTTAATGAGGCTTTTGCAACACAATCAATGGTCGTGTCAAAAGCATTAGATATTAATCCTGAAATATTAAATGTTAATGGTGGTGCAATTGCTTTAGGACACCCATTAGGTGCGACAGGGGCTAAGCTTACGGTTCAGATTTTGAATGAACTAAAACGCCGAAACAAAAAGTACGGCATGGTTACCATGTGTATTGGAACAGGTCAAGGCGCAGCTGGAATTTATGAAATGTTATAATAAATTAAAAGAAATAATTATTAAACGAATTAAATAGAGTTATGTCAGAAAATACAACACTAAAAGGAGGCGAATTTTTAATTCGAGAAACTCCAGCACAGGAGATATTTGTTCCTGAAGAATTTGGCGAAGAGCCAAGAATGATGCAGCAAAGCTGTAAAGATTTTACCGATACTCAGGTTCTTCCCCAGATTGATCAATTAGAAACTCACGATAGAGAGCTTTTAACAAAAATGATGAAGGATTCAGGCGAATTAGGTTTGCTTGGAATATCTGTTCCTGAGGAATATGACGGATTCGGTCAGAATTTTGTTACTTCTATTCTTACTGTTGAGGAAATGGGAAAAGGATTTAGTTTTGCCGTAGCCTATTCTGCTCATACAGGAATAGGTACTTTACCCATTTTATATTATGGTACTGAAGAACAAAAACAAAAGTATGTAACTAAGTTAGCTACAGGTGAATATATTGGTGCATATTGTTTAACTGAAGCTGATGCCGGATCTGACGCCAATGGAGGTAAAGCTAGAGCTATTCTTAGCGAAGATGGTACTTACTATTCTTTGAGTGGAGTAAAAATATGGATTACCAATGGTGGTATAGCAGATTTATATATTGTTTTTGCAAAGATTGCTGATGATAAAAATTTAAGTGCTTTTATTGTTGAGCGTAATTGGGAAGGTGTTACTGTTGGTGCCGATGAAGAAAAAATGGGTATCAAAGGATCCACTACCGTTCAAATGTATTTTGATAATGTTAAAGTACCTGTCGAAAACCTTTTAGGTGAACGAAATAAAGGCTTTAAAATTGCTTTAAATATTTTGAATCTTGGTCGTATTAAGTTAGGTGGTGCTTCAATAGGGGCAAGTAAAGCTATTATTGATAACGCTATTAATTATGCTAACGAACGTAAACAATTCAAAACATTAATTTCTAGTTTTGGTGCAATAAAATATAAGATTGCCGAGATGGGAATTCGCACTTTTGCTTTAGAATCTTTGGTTTATCGTGCTAGTCAAAATATTGATGATGCAAAAGATGGTTTTATATCTGAAGGAATGGATATAGGAAAAGCTACTATCGAAGGTATTTATCAGTATGCTATCGAAGCTTCAATAGCTAAAGTATATGGCTCAGAGGTTTTGGATTATGTTGCTGACGAAGGTGTTCAGATTTATGGTGGTATGGGTTATTCTTCCGAAACTCCGGTAGAAAAAGCTTATCGCGATGCTCGTATTAATCGTATTTTTGAAGGAACAAACGAAATTAACCGTATGGTTATCGTGGGTGAGCTTATTAAAAGAGCTATGAAAGGTAATTTAGACCTTTTAACACCCGCTAAGGCTGTTGCAAAAGAATTAATGGGTATCCCTGATTTTGGTTCTGCTTCAACAGATTACTACGAATCAAAGAAAAAACTTGTTTTAAACTTTAAAAAAGCTGTTTTAATGGTTGCAGGTGCTGCTATTCAAAAATTTATGGCTACCTTTAACGATGAACAAGAAATATTGATGGGAATTGCAGATATGATTATGGTAACTTATGCTGCTGAGTCTATGTTGCTTCGCGTTGAAAAATTAGAGAGCATGAATCATAAAAATATTTCAGCTTTTAAAGATATGCTTGAAGTACATATGTATGATGCTGCCAGTAAAATGAATAAATATGGTATTGATACTGTTAATTCATTTGCCGAAGGTGATGAGCAACAAGCTATGTTAATGGGAATGAAGCGTTTTACTAAAACTGCTCCGGTTAATGTTAAAGATGCTCGTCGTCGTATTGCTGATCAAATGATAGAAGCAAATAAATATTGTTTTTAGCCAAACAAAAAGTAAGATAGCCCTCCGGCTTAGGCCGGAGGCTGTTTTATAGAGCAGAACACCAAAAAACCAATTATAAATAATTAAATGACTAAAAATAAGATTAGAGATTTGGCTACGAATACTTTTCGTATGCGTATTTTTATGTTGAAGAATCTACCTTTAGGCTTTTTTGTTGGCCTAAAAGTAAAGAAAATTAATCTCCATGAAGCTGAGGTGTCAGTACCTTATAAGTATTTGAACAAGAATCCTTTTAAATCTGTATATTTTGCTGTATTGGCAATGGCTGCCGAATTATCAACAGGAATTTTAGCAATGGCATCTATTGGTGATGCTCCGGTGCCGATTTCTATGTTGGTATACGATATGAATGCAAAATTTACAAAAAAAGCTACCGGAAAGATAGTATTCAAATGTGAACAAGGCGAAGATATTACAAAAGCAGTTGAAGACAGCCTATCTGATGGAGAAGGAAAGATTGTTACTGTAAAATCGGTAGGAAGGAATGAAGAAGGAGTGCAGGTGGCCGAATTTAATTTTACTTGGACCTTTAAGCCAAAAAAGATATAGACCCAAATAAATGTAAATCAACCTAAAACTTAAACAAAATGGAAATAAGAAGAACCTTTGACATCCTTGACCAATTGGTAGAAAAATTCCAAAGGGATGATGCACTGGCTGTTAAAAGAAATGGTCGGTGGGAAAAATTCACCACTTTACAATACAAAGAATTTGTAGATGATTTTAGCTATGGCCTGTTGGCAGCGGGCTTTAAGAAGGGAGATAAAATATTAACTGTTTCCAATAATAGACCTGAATGGAACTTTATAGATATGGGTATGAGTCAGGTTGGAGTAGTTCACGTTCCAATTTATGCTAATAATGGAAAGAAAGAGTATGAGCATATTTTAGTACACTCAGATGCTCGGATTGTAATTACTTCATCTAAAGAATTATACGATTTAGTTAGTGGATATGCGAAGGGAGCATCCAATATTGAAAAAATTTATACAATAGATGATGTCAATGGTGTTCCAAACTGGATGGAGTTTGTTGAGCTTGGACGACAAAATCGAGAAAAATATAAAGAAGAACTTCAAAAAATTAAAGACAGCATCGATCCTCGCGATATGATGTCGATTATATATACCTCAGGAACTACCGGCTTATCAAAAGGCGT contains:
- a CDS encoding winged helix-turn-helix transcriptional regulator — protein: MNTQATVDFHLRSALFSMMRMYNLLAAQNGITQGVGYVLLIIERSGTPATKVAPLMGMSSSSLSRLLKNMEDNGLIYKESNLKDKRVVKVFLTEKGVELRREVKKAVLAFNEKICERINKKDFEAFSKVTSIIKEQVKEDIEKIQINKLKNNKVL
- a CDS encoding acetyl-CoA C-acyltransferase, translated to MNAYIVGGYRSAIGKAPKGTLRFTRPDDVAADVIRHLMNDFPQIEKSEIDDLVVGNAFPEAESGMNMGRLISLMSLDTVDVPGSTVNRFCSSGIESIAIASAKVSAGIADVIIAGGAETMSMISMGGWRLAPNPDVAKTNPNWYLSMGLTSEMVAREYNLKREDLDIFAANSYAKALNAIDSGYFKDQIVPITVKENYFQDGKMKTREKIFDTDEGPRRGTTVEVLSKLRPVFATDGSSTAGNSSQMSDGAGFVLVVSEKALKRYNLTPIARMVDYQVAGVEPYKMGVGPMMAIPKVLKHAGMKLADMDLIELNEAFATQSMVVSKALDINPEILNVNGGAIALGHPLGATGAKLTVQILNELKRRNKKYGMVTMCIGTGQGAAGIYEML
- a CDS encoding 3-hydroxyacyl-CoA dehydrogenase/enoyl-CoA hydratase family protein; the encoded protein is MIRRINKVAVLGSGVMGSGIACHFANIGLEVLLIDIVPRELNKAEEAKGLTLESKVVRNRIVNDALKASLKSKPSPIYSKRFAKRITTGNFDDDLAKIKDCDWVIEVVVERLDIKQTVFDKVEKFRKQGSLITTNTSGISVEKMTEGRSEDFQKNFCGTHFFNPPRYLQLFEIIPTSKTSPEVVEFLTNYAGKFLGKTAVLAKDTPAFIANRVGTFSIMELFNNVQNYGLTITEIDKLTGPVIGRAKSATFRTADVVGLDTLIHVANNIKDSTNDEANDSFKVPEYLQKMLENNWLGSKTKQGFFKKVVEDGKKKFLTLDFETLEYTEDAKPKFSVFEKTKGIDDLRLRLPILLADKGKAGDFYRASFYSLFQFVSNRIPEISDEIYKVDDALNAGFGWKLGPFQTWDAVGVEDTVKAMEEAGKKASQWIYDMLEAGVTSFYKVEGGLKYFYDIPTKSYKEVPGQGETLSLEVLRGTSVVWENNDTTIFDLGDGVLNIEFHTKMNTVGQGVLEGLNKAVDLAEAEYKALVISNEGDHFSAGANVGMIYMLAVEQEWEDLDMAIQWFQKTTMRLRYSSIPVVSAPHGMALGGGCEICMHSDKVLAHAETYMGLVEFGVGLIPGGGGTKEFAMRLGDGLQAGDIRTNAFLNRYLSIGQAKVSTSAYEAFDLGYLREGIDEVVVSRAHHLALAKKAALQLVEKGYTKPAPRNDIKVLGREALGMVYVGSDGFKTGHYMSEHDGMIAEKLGWVMAGGEISQPLTEVSEQYLLDLERKAFLELCMQRKTLERIQSLITKGKILRN
- a CDS encoding acyl-CoA dehydrogenase family protein, whose protein sequence is MSENTTLKGGEFLIRETPAQEIFVPEEFGEEPRMMQQSCKDFTDTQVLPQIDQLETHDRELLTKMMKDSGELGLLGISVPEEYDGFGQNFVTSILTVEEMGKGFSFAVAYSAHTGIGTLPILYYGTEEQKQKYVTKLATGEYIGAYCLTEADAGSDANGGKARAILSEDGTYYSLSGVKIWITNGGIADLYIVFAKIADDKNLSAFIVERNWEGVTVGADEEKMGIKGSTTVQMYFDNVKVPVENLLGERNKGFKIALNILNLGRIKLGGASIGASKAIIDNAINYANERKQFKTLISSFGAIKYKIAEMGIRTFALESLVYRASQNIDDAKDGFISEGMDIGKATIEGIYQYAIEASIAKVYGSEVLDYVADEGVQIYGGMGYSSETPVEKAYRDARINRIFEGTNEINRMVIVGELIKRAMKGNLDLLTPAKAVAKELMGIPDFGSASTDYYESKKKLVLNFKKAVLMVAGAAIQKFMATFNDEQEILMGIADMIMVTYAAESMLLRVEKLESMNHKNISAFKDMLEVHMYDAASKMNKYGIDTVNSFAEGDEQQAMLMGMKRFTKTAPVNVKDARRRIADQMIEANKYCF
- a CDS encoding DUF4442 domain-containing protein, with translation MTKNKIRDLATNTFRMRIFMLKNLPLGFFVGLKVKKINLHEAEVSVPYKYLNKNPFKSVYFAVLAMAAELSTGILAMASIGDAPVPISMLVYDMNAKFTKKATGKIVFKCEQGEDITKAVEDSLSDGEGKIVTVKSVGRNEEGVQVAEFNFTWTFKPKKI
- a CDS encoding DUF368 domain-containing protein → MKELLGVFIKGMAMGAANVIPGVSGGTIALITGIFERLINAIKSFDIAALRLILKGDFKGFAKHIDLAFLIALFSGVAISILSLARLFDFLFINYPVYIWSFFFGLILASVYFVGKTIEHWTWIVVLSFLIGFIIALSITFLTPATQDENFLYLIVCGVVAACSMILPGLSGSFVLILMGNYQLVMIDAINQLRFDILIPIVIGAFVGLLGFSYLLSWVFKRFRNQTIAILTGFIFGSLGIIWPWKEEIIQQFGVKEKVIGYNWLLPEINLQFGIAIGIMLVGVIVIWLMEKMAEEKE